The following nucleotide sequence is from Alkalihalobacillus sp. LMS39.
AAGACGACATCACTTCTTAAAATTCCGCCAATCAAGATTACTTTCTTCTAGTAATTCTTCAAAGGATTTATTCTTCTCTCGTTCCCTTTTTTCTTGAATCCGTTTTTGCCTTTCGTTCTCTTCTTTTTGCTTTTCTGCTTCTTTAAGTGTCACAGAAGTGTCTTTCAATTTCTTCATTATATCTTCTGAAAGTCTTTCTGAGAGGTCACCAAAGCTATCGTTTTGTTTTTTCTTCTTGTTGTTCATCTTTCGTCACTCTCCTTTAAAATGTCATGTTTCGGTCAGTTGTCTTTCCATTTGAATCATAAGTTCGTTCAATAATTAATCCTTGTCCTTCTTTATTAAGTAACACAACGGTTGAACAACGAGTGCCATACCCAGGACTATGGATAAACAAAGGGGATAACATCCGCTCTGCTTTCATTCCTACCCCTGTTGACGGTAATTGTTCATCAGGCGCAACGGCGTTGTCTGTTAAACGGTCGAGCAAAGTCGTTACTAATTTTTCTCCCTTAAGAGAAATCGTATCTTGTAAAAGCGATTTTCCTTTTATCGTTTTTGGCCATTTCGCATGAAAATGACCATTACTTATACTATATATCCCTTTTTCTACTTGTAATGGACCTGTTCCTCGATTCGTATGGAAAAATAATTTATGATTTTCATAAAGAAGTAAATTATATCCGCCATACTTTGCTTTTTCATGCTCAATATTCTTAATATACTGTAAGGCAGGTTGCTGAAGCTGAACAAAATTAGCAATAAGACTTCCACGTGATTTTGGACTTTCCACCACAACCTGGTCACGAAAATTAGTCAATGCAGCCATTCTTTTCTCTTTTGTCACAGCTAACCAACTTCCCATGGAAACAAGGTCTCGTCCACCAATAACTTGAGGGGTGTCTTCCCAAATGTGAAGTGGTGCTGTGCTTCGTTCAAAAAATTCATCGCGATTCGCAGCTAAAACGAAACAATAATGGTCATGTTGCTCAAAGGATATGTTAACAATACACACAACACTTCTACACCTTTCTTCTTGCTTTATTTTATTTTACCATGAATTAATGAATGATCTAGAAAATGTCCACGTAAGAGTGCTTGTCTACCCTCGTTGAACATTGGTATAATTTCAGAGACAGTAATTGAAACGGAACACCGCTTGAATTCGTAAAGAAAATATAACAGTTGATAACGGAGGAGAATGAAGATGACAAATGAAGTAAATGAAAGAGCCGCAAAAATCATGTCAGAGTTTCAAGATGAAAAAAACATAGATAAAATATTAGAATCCCTCGGTTCACTAGGAGAAGATGCTCAAAAACAAGCTGGTGAATCATTAGAAGCGTTAAAACGCCCAGTAAATGAAATGATGACACAAAATGATAATAAACTTCCTACTCAATTACATGAATTAAGAGAAATCGTGTCTGAGCTAGAACCAAATTATTTAAAAGAAAGCGGCTTCCAAAAAATGATGAACAAAA
It contains:
- a CDS encoding NRDE family protein, which gives rise to MCIVNISFEQHDHYCFVLAANRDEFFERSTAPLHIWEDTPQVIGGRDLVSMGSWLAVTKEKRMAALTNFRDQVVVESPKSRGSLIANFVQLQQPALQYIKNIEHEKAKYGGYNLLLYENHKLFFHTNRGTGPLQVEKGIYSISNGHFHAKWPKTIKGKSLLQDTISLKGEKLVTTLLDRLTDNAVAPDEQLPSTGVGMKAERMLSPLFIHSPGYGTRCSTVVLLNKEGQGLIIERTYDSNGKTTDRNMTF
- a CDS encoding YqkE family protein; amino-acid sequence: MNNKKKKQNDSFGDLSERLSEDIMKKLKDTSVTLKEAEKQKEENERQKRIQEKREREKNKSFEELLEESNLDWRNFKK